In Ascochyta rabiei chromosome 2, complete sequence, one genomic interval encodes:
- a CDS encoding WD40 repeat protein, whose translation MTYWPISTPSVFAATKNTNLERTPVSHDGTDQASQSERDGASEVEVESDDKSDKVTASERTEGLKEQGKEQTAHKTNTPDHFAEDDVHGEIVAIQVTRSGQLFATLTRTTLTIWQTKPTVILASVLRSQKSLKTYGPNTDILLRPDSQIFVIQTTLGFLITYSLATDHSSRVYKTQFTDTHGTHSRRSSANGFKLQRQHDTNAGPGEGSGFKELSLRFRMVIRVDAGIVKALALDNELVVATAKPAAIQCIRWAPDNQGSQTSTEVLTKMSWLRKKPALVDMTHDRPMNLSCWITEEGQAYAVQRSKPGLQREGSVPQNLFQGYGFHTPETSGEKGVKAAINARFSLLAVGCENSDIYVYTVRDYTGNIPISHKLQPNTSSAGKLNVLTYSPDGYCLFAGYENGWAMWSVYGKPGATSFTTDRTISETNGEGWLLGVKDAFWIGGGAELLILGNNDNRLFVVEMARSAVTGCFSSANVSRSLMQTSTGFMIYRGYDLPDLTTISAELSLWHNVQVPSHYLVDQWPIKSVVISNDGRYVAIAGRRGLAHYSVNSGRWKTFDDPFVENEFTVRGGMCWFQHVLIAAVESQNSHEVRIYSRESALDNSHIMHVQRLPAPIVLIAPSGEDSLLVYTYENILYHYVMGVSDATVNLIQVGQIALQGIIRAPTRVRALSWMLPEDQIHHGDPSQDVSVATILFLVDGKLVLLQPTTTGGGELKYEMRVIAHNVETYALMRDHPAFALESHEDSLPPSPSVGLTMNGVHGHGHDLRDSLWYFDGQDMKVWIDMQDVLASASPELGRDLPTPVQIPVDFYPLSALLNKAIIFGIESELVQRRDTSFAYLRFGTRTHLFLPATLRYHLAQYNHPAALHLSHHYQHLLYFPHALEILLHEILDEEVDTQPPPEQALLPSVLSFLSSFPQYLDIVVQCTRKTEVRSWRTLFANLPPPEELFEESLQKGNLKTAGGYLLVLHTFEELRSTGDQVVRLLQRAKQEQDWELCKELARFLMALDESGATLQRTLELVELKTPSAEPSYGQSHFTFETPRLSIPTRGRAGTNGYRKDCDESSGSRSPAESSVSPGGRGAGRRNTTAQEPTDYFGVGLGSPLGRH comes from the exons ATGACGTATTGGCCCATCTCCACTCCCTCCGTCTTCGCGGCCACCAAGAATACGAATCTCGAGCGCACACCAGTATCCCATGATGGCACTGACCAAGCGTCGCAAAGTGAACGAGATGGCGCGTctgaggtcgaggtcgagtcCGACGACAAGAGCGACAAGGTCACGGCATCAGAAAGAACTGAAGGGTTGAAAGAGCAAGGAAAGGAGCAGACAGCGCATAAAACAAACACGCCTGATCACTTCGCGGAAGATGACGTGCACGGCGAGATTGTTGCTATTCAAGTGACAAGGAGTGGACAATTGTTCGCTACCCTCACTCGAACCACGTTAACTATCTGGCAGACAAAG CCCACCGTTATCTTAGCCTCCGTCCTACGATCACAGAAGTCGTTGAAGACTTACGGTCCAAACACGGACATTCTGCTTCGCCCTGACTCCCAGATATTCGTTATTCAGACTACGCTTGGCTTCTTGATCACATACTCGCTCGCAACAGACCACTCGTCTCGTGTATACAAGACACAGTTCACAGACACGCATGGGACGCATTCAAGAAGAAGCAGTGCCAATGGATTCAAACTACAGCGTCAGCATGATACCAATGCTGGGCCTGGGGAGGGCAGCGGTTTCAAGGAGCTTAGTCTCCGTTTCCGTATGGTCATACGTGTCGATGCTGGGATTGTAAAGGCTCTGGCCCTTGACAACGAGCTCGTCGTGGCGACTGCAAAGCCGGCCGCGATTCAGTGCATCCGATGGGCACCGGATAATCAAGGGAGTCAGACAAGTACAGAAGTCCTTACTAAAATGAGCTGGCTTAGGAAGAAGCCTGCCCTTGTCGACATGACCCACGATCGACCTATGAATCTGTCGTGTTGGATAACTGAAGAGGGTCAAGCATACGCTGTTCAAAGATCAAAACCAGGTCTACAGCGTGAGGGGAGTGTTCCGCAGAATCTCTTCCAAGGATATGGCTTCCATACACCCGAAACGAGTGGCGAGAAGGGAGTGAAGGCTGCGATCAATGCTCGATTCTCGCTGCTTGCTGTGGGATGTGAAAACAGCGACATCTACGTCTACACAGTTCGAGACTATACTGGCAACATTCCAATCTCGCACAAGCTACAACCCAACACTTCCTCTGCTGGCAAGCTGAACGTGTTGACATACTCACCGGATGGATATTGCCTGTTTGCTGGTTACGAGAACGGGTGGGCCATGTGGAGTGTGTATGGTAAACCAGGTGCCACTAGCTTCACGACCGACCGAACCATCTCAGAGACGAATGGCGAGGGATGGCTACTCGGCGTGAAAGATGCCTTTTGGATTGGCGGAGGCGCTGAGCTGCTGATCTTAGGCAATAACGATAACCGACTGTTCGTTGTCGAGATGGCCAGAAGCGCTGTGACCGGATGCTTTTCGTCGGCCAATGTGTCAAGGTCTCTTATGCAGACAAGCACAGGTTTTATGATATACCGAGGCTATGATTTGCCTGATCTGACAACCATTTCTGCGGAACTATCACTCTGGCACAACGTACAGGTGCCATCGCACTATCTCGTTGACCAGTGGCCCATCAAAAGCGTGGTAATATCCAACGATGGTAGGTACGTTGCAATCGCTGGAAGGAGAGGACTTGCGCACTACAGTGTCAATAGCGGACGATGGAAGACTTTCGATGATCCGTTTGTTGAGAATGAGTTCACAGTCCGCGGTGGTATGTGTTGGTTCCAGCACGTGCTTATTGCGGCAGTGGAATCGCAGAATTCCCATGAG GTTCGAATCTACTCACGTGAATCAGCGCTCGACAACAGCCATATCATGCATGTGCAGAGGCTGCCAGCCCCCATCGTACTCATTGCGCCCTCCGGAGAAGACTCGCTCCTTGTCTACACGTATGAGAACATACTTTATCACTACGTCATGGGCGTTTCTGATGCTACGGTGAACTTGATACAAGTCGGTCAGATTGCCCTACAGGGCATTATTCGCGCACCCACTAGAGTAAGGGCACTCAGCTGGATGCTGCCAGAAGATCAAATTC ATCATGGTGACCCATCGCAAGATGTGTCTGTTGCTACAATTCTGTTTCTCGTCGACGGGAAGCTTGTGCTGCTTCAGCCTACGACGACCGGAGGTGGTGAACTCAAGTACGAAATGCGAGTCATCGCACACAACGTGGAAACGTACGCGTTGATGCGTGACCATCCTGCCTTTGCACTAGAATCTCACGAAGATTCTCTACCACCCAGCCCTTCAGTAGGGTTGACAATGAATGGTGTCCACGGTCATGGTCACGATTTACGGGATTCGTTATGGTATTTTGACGGTCAGGATATGAAAGTATGGATCGACATGCAAGACGTGCTTGCGTCTGCATCTCCAGAGCTTGGTAGAGATCTGCCTACGCCTGTCCAGATTCCTGTCGATTTCTATCCTTTGTCTGCTCTGCTCAACAAAGCGATCATCTTCGGTATAGAGTCAGAGCTAGTGCAGCGCAGGGACACCAGCTTTGCGTATCTGCGGTTTGGAACGCGG ACACACCTCTTCCTCCCCGCAACGCTACGCTATCACTTAGCGCAGTATAACCACCCTGCAGCCCTACATCTTAGCCACCACTACCAGCATCTGCTGTATTTTCCGCACGCCCTCGAGATCTTACTGCATGAGATCCTTGACGAAGAAGTCGACACCCAACCCCCGCCAGAGCAGGCGCTACTACCAAGCGTGTTGTCATTCCTGAGCTCGTTCCCGCAATATCTAGACATTGTCGTTCAATGCACGCGCAAGACAGAAGTTCGTTCTTGGCGGACACTGTTCGCAAACCTGCCGCCGCCAGAGGAACTATTTGAGGAGTCGCTCCAGAAAGGCAACTTGAAGACTGCAGGAGGCTATCTACTGGTCCTACATACGTTCGAAGAACTGCGATCTACCGGCGATCAGGTAGTTCGCTTACTGCAGCGCGCGAAGCAAGAGCAGGACTGGGAGCTTTGCAAAGAACTGGCGCGCTTCCTCATGGCCCTCGACGAATCGGGCGCAACCCTCCAACGAACACTGGAGCTAGTGGAGCTTAAGACGCCGTCAGCAGAACCGAGTTACGGGCAGTCTCACTTTACATTTGAGACACCTCGTCTAAGTATTCCTACAAGGGGTCGGGCCGGTACGAATGGATACCGAAAGGATTGTGACGAATCGAGTGGTAGTCGGAGTCCAGCAGAGAGCAGCGTTAGTCCTGGCGGACGAGGAGCAGGTCGCAGGAACACTACTGCACAAGAGCCGACCGACTACTTTGGCGTTGGTCTGGGGAGCCCGCTTGGACGACATTGA
- a CDS encoding something about silencing protein 10: MAKKRKAGGRAYGESKAPKNDDSKLAINSWEDVADSEDEFLLNREKVMLDEGPAAKRMRKYQEEDKFLDNSDEEILGDNLSDSDDDDDEDDEDEDAASHAAKSDDQAAEDEDEEMDEAWGTTRKDYYNADAIETEQDALDEEKEARRLQKKQLQSMSEAAFGFDEDEWLGQGEEEEEEGGARVTEILPQLQITDSMSEEERLKIMKTRYPEFEHISREYLRLQPLHDELAAAANAAERLLKSRATKSSKSTQTIPIAVTKYRACAAYLAAMAMYFAILGSTAKDDGSSVIALDPKELREHPVMESLLKTQRLWTKIESLPVADPMVETDADELSVIEEASTLSGAELEQTPKKKAQKQKKTKAERAAETARAEAKARRAEKLLQTEQDLGSLSALTDKAALKKASRKKKAPEGKINLLNPDDSDFGEETDLTAHELAEKARKKKSLRFYTSQIAQKANKRDAAGKDYGGDADVPHRERLKDRQARLQAEAEKRGQHKDAGPGVALGEGPDSSGDEAEPFRPEDNDFEDEEGYYDMVAARSNTKKQAKSDRAAAYAEAAKQGAQVIEEEIVGDDGRRQISYQIAKNKGLTPHRKKSVRNPRVKKKEKYKEKLKKEKSMRPVFDKAKAASGHANYGGELTGIKKGMVRSRKL; the protein is encoded by the exons ATGGCTAAGAAGAGGAAGGCTGGCGGTCGCGCATATGGCGAATCCAAGGCGCCGAAAAACGACGATTCGAAACTCGCCATCAACTCGTGGGAGGATGTGGCAGACTCCGAGGATGAGTTCCTCTTGAACCGCGAAAAGGTCATGCTCGATGAAGGCCCGGCGGCAAAGAGGATGAGGAAGTATCAAGAAGAGG ACAAATTTCTCGACAATTCCGATGAAGAAATCCTGGGCGACAACCTAAGCGacagcgacgacgatgacgacgaagacgacgaagacgaagacgctGCCAGCCATGCCGCCAAATCAGACGACCAGGCTGCCGAGGATGAAGACGAGGAGATGGACGAGGCATGGGGTACGACAAGGAAGGATTACTACAATGCCGACGCCATTGAGACGGAACAGGATGCCCTTGACGAGGAGAAGGAAGCACGTAGACTGCAGAAAAAGCAGTTGCAGAGCATGTCAGAGGCAGCCTTTGGCTTCGACGAGGATGAGTGGCTAGGCCAGGgtgaggaagaagaggaagagggcgGCGCGCGGGTCACAGAGATTCTACCCCAGCTACAGATAACGGACAGCATGTCCGAGGAGGAACGCCTGAAGATCATGAAGACCCGATACCCCGAGTTCGAGCACATCTCGAGAGAGTATCTGCGCCTGCAACCGCTGCACGACGAActggccgccgccgccaatgCCGCCGAACGTCTACTCAAATCGCGCGCCACAAAATCGAGCAAGAGCACGCAGACGATCCCCATCGCCGTTACGAAGTACCGCGCTTGCGCCGCATACCTGGCCGCCATGGCTATGTACTTTGCCATTCTAGGTTCGACTGCAAAGGATGACGGTTCATCGGTCATCGCATTGGACCCGAAGGAGCTGCGCGAGCATCCGGTCATGGAGAGCCTGCTGAAGACGCAAAGGCTATGGACGAAGATAGAAAGCCTACCAGTCGCCGATCCCATGGTTGAGACTGACGCGGACGAACTGTCCGTCATTGAGGAAGCCAGCACACTGTCAGGTGCCGAACTCGAACAAACGCCAAAGAAGAAGGCGCAGAAACAGAAGAAAACAAAAGCTGAGCGTGCAGCCGAGACCGCTCGTGCAGAGGCCAAGGCACGCCGTGCTGAGAAGCTGCTACAGACTGAGCAGGATCTAGGATCGCTCTCAGCTCTCACCGACAAGGCTGCGCTCAAGAAGGCGTCgagaaagaagaaggcaCCGGAGGGCAAGATCAATCTGCTCAACCCCGACGACTCGGACTTTGGCGAGGAGACCGACCTTACTGCACACGAGCTGGCCGAGAAGGCGCGCAAGAAGAAGTCGCTTCGTTTCTACACATCACAGATCGCACAAAAGGCCAACAAGCGCGATGCAGCCGGCAAAGATTACGGCGGCGACGCAGATGTCCCACACCGCGAACGTCTCAAGGACAGGCAGGCACGTCTGCAGGCCGAGGCTGAGAAGCGCGGCCAGCACAAGGATGCAGGACCTGGTGTTGCTCTCGGCGAAGGCCCAGACAGCTCCGGCGACGAAGCTGAGCCCTTCCGTCCCGAGGACAATGACTTCGAGGATGAGGAAGGCTACTACGACATGGTTGCCGCCCGCAGCAACACTAAGAAGCAAGCTAAATCCGACCGCGCAGCCGCGTATGCAGAGGCCGCCAAACAGGGTGCTCAAGTCATCGAAGAAGAGATTGTTGGTGACGATGGTCGCAGACAGATCAGCTACCAGATTGCGAAGAACAAGGGTCTCACACCGCATCGTAAGAAGAGCGTCAGAAACCCGCGTgtcaagaagaaggagaagtaCAAGGAGAAGCTCAAGAAGGAAAAGAGCATGCGGCCGGTATTCGACAAAGCCAAGGCTGCGTCTGGGCATGCAAACTACGGAGGTGAACTTACGGGTATCAAGAAGGGTATGGTCAGGAGTAGGAAGTTGTAG